A stretch of DNA from Juglans microcarpa x Juglans regia isolate MS1-56 chromosome 5D, Jm3101_v1.0, whole genome shotgun sequence:
GAGGAAGGCCATTCCCCTTCCCATACCGCTAGCCATCTGGCGAGGGCAGAATTTGGTATTTGGTCGTCGTAGACTTGTAAGCCACTAAGTAAAGCCCTATTGCCACACCAAATATCTCTCCAAAATTTGATCCACGAGCCCACACCCAACTGAAGCTTAACATAACGGCTAAACACCCCCCATCATCTTCTTATGTATTTCCACAACCCAACTCCATATGCCCCCCTTACTTCTCTATTACACCAATCCTCCCATAAACCACCATATTTCTTCTCAATTACCAATTTCCATAGATTGTCTGGTTCCCTAGCATAAGTCCACAACCACTTGCCTAATAACGCTCGATTGAATACCTTTAGATTTCTAAACCCCAAACCTCCACCAGAGATAGGGCGACAAACCTGATCCCACTTTACCAAATGAAACTTGAACTCCTTCCCCATACCCCCCACAGGAAATCACATTGGAATTTCTCAATACGGTTCACCACATTAGCTAGTATTGggaaaagtgataaaaaaaataggtagGTAAGTTTGAAAGTGTACTCTTTATCAAGGTAATCCTTCCACCTTTCGACGAGTACATTATCTTCCATCCGGCCAATCTCCGCTCTATTTTCTTGATCGTTGTATCCTAGACTGAAGGTGCCCTCGATGCACTCCCCAATGGAAGTCCTAGGTAAGTCATAGGAAATGAGGTTATCTTGCACCCCAATATTCGAGCCAACTGGCGTATGTTAGAGACTTCCCCCATTGGCACCAATTCTGATTTCTCCTAATTCACCTTCAAACCAAAAACTGCCTCAAAGCACAAGAGTAAGGCCTTCAGAACTTGCATCTAGTTTTGCTTTGTTTCACACATAATAAGTGTGTtatctgcaaacaataaatgagaaatattaatagCACCCCCATCCAGGGTTCTGATTGAGACTCCATCTAGAAAGCCATTTGCAACCATAGCCGAGAGCATCCTATTTagagcctccataactataacaaacaaCAAGAGTGACAACGGGTCCCTTTGTCTCAAACCGCGTGAACTATGAAAAAATCCCACTGAACATCCATTTACCAACAAGGAGAACTTTGCCGTAGCTATGCACCAATGGATCCACACCTTCCATcgctccccaaaaccacacctcctaAGTAAATGAAGCAGGAAATCCCAGTTGATATGgtcatatgccttttccatatcgAGTTTGCAAATGATCCTTGTGTTCTTGGCTTTCAAACTATTATAAAGGCATTCATTGACAATTAGCAATGCATCTAGAATCTATCTACCTTTAACAAAGGCGTTTTGAGGTTTTGTAACAATCTTCCCCATCACTTCACTTAGTTTGTTCGCAAGTACTTTAGAGATTATCTTATACATCCCATTCACTAGACTAATAGGCCAAAACTCATTTATCTCCATAGCCCCAACCTTCTTAGGTTTCAATGCAAGGAAGGTGGTGTTAAgacttttttctaattttctagcCAAGGAAAACTCCTTAAACACCTTCGTGAGGTCCTCCTTTAGCACTTCCCAACAATTTGGAAGAACCCCATAGAGAATCCATGTCATCCTGGAGCCTTATCCCTGGCCATTTTCCTCACTAATTCATAAACCTCTATCTCCTCAAACTCCCTTTCAAAGTGTGACACATTGCTCGGCCCGATGGTATCAAAGATCATTCCATTCAATGGAGGCTGCCATCCCACTTGCTTCGTTAGTAGGTTCTCGTAGAAGTCAACAACATGATTGTGGATTACCTGCTCATCTCTACACTTCACCTCCATCGCttttcagcatctcaatgttattatttctcctatGCGAGTTTGCAATTATGTGGAAGAAACTTGTGCTTTGGTCTCTTTCCTGTAACCACAGTGCCCTGGATTTTGGCGCCAAGACATCTCTTCTAGTAATATCATCATCTCCACATCTGCAACCAGCTCAGACTTCCGATCTTGTTCCTCCTGGGTAAGTGGTTGAACGTCTTGAAGCCTCTCAATCTCTTGAATTTCCAGcagctttatttttttgttttcccctaCATTACCAAATGACTCCAAGTTCCACAATTTAAGGTCTCTTTTAAGTGCTTTCAATTTACCCGCAAAAATGAAACTGGGAGTACCTTGGGGAAGACCACCATTGTTTGACCCTATCTACAAACCCTTTCGATTTTAATCACATATTTTCGAATTTAAAAAGCCGACGATCATTACAAACTcctccacaatcaagcaaaataggCCAATGATCCGATCCAATATGGGGCATACGCTTTTGCCATACATATGGGAAATGGCTTTCCCATTCTGGTGAAATTAAGAACTGATCAAATCGAGACCATGATTGGTTATCAGACCAAGTAGCGGTACCCCCGGCTAGTGGCAAATCTATTAAGTTTAGGTCAAAGATACACTTTGAGACCTCCTCCATAGTTGGCTGTAATCTTCTACTTCCAGAAACTTCGCTTGGGAATCCTACAACATTAAAGTCTTCCCCTATACACCACGAGAGTTCTCGCCAGTTATGGACCCCAGCTAGCTCTTCCCATAGCAATCTTCCATCTATATCTAAGTTAGGACCATAaacacctgcaaaagcccacatAAAGTTATCGAAGACACACTTAAACGAGCAAGCTACCATGTACTGCCCAATAAAATCCTCCACCTTCTCCACTACCCGCCGATCCTACATCACCACAACCCCTCCCGCCGCCCTATTAGAGGCCAAGAACACCCAATCCACATGAATTCCACTCCATAAACTCCATATAATTCTCCTattaaacattttcaatttcgtCTCTTGCAAGCATACAATATCAGCCCTCCACTCCTGAAGCAAGTTCCTAATTTGTAGACGTTTATTGATCTCATTTAGTCCACCTACATTCCATGACACTATTTTGGGTTTCATTGAGGAAAGGCCAGCCCCTTCCCTTTCCCCCTGCCCCTTCTGGAACTGCCTTCCGTATTTATTGAccaagtcaatttttttaagtttgctATGCTTCTTCGATTCActtctaattttttgtttatgtcCTGCTTTAATTGCTGTGAACAAAGCCATAAATTGATCCTCATAGAAAGCACACTCAGTCCCTACaaatttttggatttgagtagttaagtttgtgaatagaaatgaaagaaaaaagtaataaagaaataataaaagaatattattttaatagaatagaaaaatgataaggaAATAAatgtagaatatttttttaaaaaatgactaaatttaagataaaattatagagtatcaattttaattaaaatttaggaaaaaatttaaaaaaatttaagtaacTGGATGTGAATGCTCTAAAGCATTGCTCAAAATAAAAACGTTGTTgactataatttttcttaaaaatgtgGTGGCCGACTCGCGggcacatctctctctctctctcgttcgcGTGGTGTTCCAGCGAATGTCAATCTTACCAGACGAGCTGTGGAGGCGAGTACTAGAACTCGGAATCAGAAGCAGATGCTTTACGTACAAGGACCTCTGCTGTATCTCCATCTCGTGTCGACGTCTCCGCAGAATCTCCGACGAAGACTGGCTCTGGTCCCGCTTACTCTTCTTCGATTTCCCGTCGGACAACCGCGATCCTCCATCttcctcttttccttcttcttcgtTGAATAGGTCTAAATCCCTTTACAAAAGCAGGtatgagagagacagagagaggaagTTTGCGGCTCATAAAAGGGCCGTGCTGAGAAAGGAGAGTCAAATTGCCGAACATTCGAGAAAGCTTCGAGGTCTCGAGACCCGCTTGGCCGAGGAGACCGACAATATGAGGGCTACTATTTCGGAATTATCAA
This window harbors:
- the LOC121264585 gene encoding F-box protein SKIP24: MSILPDELWRRVLELGIRSRCFTYKDLCCISISCRRLRRISDEDWLWSRLLFFDFPSDNRDPPSSSFPSSSLNRSKSLYKSRYERDRERKFAAHKRAVLRKESQIAEHSRKLRGLETRLAEETDNMRATISELSNLRKVREASVALKVWQPEVIRGRQKQIVEQCVVPVESRIHALEMELKLCKQQILGFEKALKDEKQRLNIAKEELLAVKYHPLRDYTSLSAGDHESSKKKRKQRTEKIPLGQDSSSGSLFI